A genomic segment from Synergistes jonesii encodes:
- the gatC gene encoding Asp-tRNA(Asn)/Glu-tRNA(Gln) amidotransferase subunit GatC has protein sequence MIEKMEMDRERLREVLTMSRIGLPEEDYQEVLDRVNDILRLCDKMREIAHEEVKPFEWEVKKAPARRADEPKRWSGRDEFLAKAPVRDGDFFRVPRIIALEEEEEEA, from the coding sequence ATGATAGAAAAAATGGAGATGGACAGGGAGCGCCTGCGCGAAGTGCTGACCATGTCGCGGATAGGCCTGCCGGAAGAGGACTATCAGGAGGTCTTGGACCGTGTGAACGATATTTTGCGCCTCTGCGACAAGATGCGTGAGATAGCGCACGAGGAGGTCAAGCCGTTCGAGTGGGAGGTCAAAAAAGCCCCGGCCCGCCGCGCCGACGAGCCGAAGCGCTGGAGCGGGCGCGACGAATTCTTAGCGAAGGCGCCGGTGCGCGACGGCGATTTCTTCCGCGTGCCGCGCATCATAGCGCTGGAAGAGGAAGAGGAGGAGGCGTAG
- a CDS encoding thiamine diphosphokinase, with amino-acid sequence MQKTGIPHVAIECEGEKAQRSALFVLGGREPDAAWFAAAAKGREVWAADRGVEICRKAGVIPDMLIGDCDSAARESWEWAGALGVPCEKFPSDKELTDFQLAVKIFCERNKNAAKKIFLTGAWGGRFDHLWSVVISFLNFPAPHVPFCVADEREGLALLAGAEEMKFTFDGKPKALSLISFSERCEGVSIRGARWPLESVELCYAFPYALSNRLVDGVDALVSCGSGRLGFYWLWDE; translated from the coding sequence TTGCAGAAGACAGGCATTCCGCATGTCGCGATAGAATGCGAAGGAGAAAAAGCGCAGCGCTCTGCGCTTTTTGTTTTGGGAGGAAGAGAGCCCGACGCCGCGTGGTTTGCCGCCGCGGCGAAGGGGCGCGAGGTGTGGGCCGCTGACCGCGGCGTCGAGATATGCCGCAAAGCCGGCGTGATCCCCGACATGCTGATCGGCGACTGCGACAGCGCCGCGCGCGAAAGCTGGGAGTGGGCCGGGGCGCTTGGGGTGCCGTGTGAAAAATTCCCAAGCGACAAAGAGCTGACGGATTTTCAACTGGCCGTTAAAATATTCTGCGAAAGAAATAAAAACGCCGCGAAAAAAATATTTTTGACCGGCGCGTGGGGCGGCAGATTCGACCATTTATGGAGCGTCGTCATCTCATTTTTGAACTTCCCCGCGCCGCACGTTCCATTCTGCGTCGCCGACGAACGCGAGGGGCTCGCGCTGCTTGCCGGCGCGGAGGAAATGAAATTTACTTTTGACGGAAAGCCGAAAGCTCTTTCGCTGATATCCTTTTCGGAAAGGTGCGAAGGCGTCTCTATCCGCGGCGCGCGCTGGCCGCTCGAAAGCGTGGAGCTCTGCTACGCGTTTCCCTATGCGCTCAGCAACAGGCTCGTGGACGGAGTGGACGCGCTCGTGTCGTGCGGAAGCGGACGCCTCGGCTTCTATTGGCTGTGGGATGAATGA
- a CDS encoding site-2 protease family protein encodes MLTNIFSQAGLANLLLSLPAVLWAITFHEYCHGYAARLLGDPTAEREGRLSLNPLAHLDPVGAICLLLFRIGWAKPVPIDTRYFKHPRRDIVIVSLAGAAGNFLTAFVCAQLVNFLPALFGSWGAQQFILLMIIINLGLASFNLVPIPPLDGSRILYVLLPPSCLKYYFWLERYGMIIILALIVLNVFPYLMQPIMSLLLRLLLV; translated from the coding sequence ATGCTGACTAATATATTTTCGCAGGCCGGCCTGGCGAATCTTCTTTTGAGCCTCCCGGCCGTGCTGTGGGCCATAACATTTCACGAATACTGCCACGGCTATGCGGCAAGGCTGCTCGGCGACCCGACGGCCGAGCGCGAGGGAAGGCTTTCGCTGAACCCTCTCGCGCATCTCGACCCGGTCGGCGCGATATGCCTTCTGCTCTTCCGCATCGGCTGGGCGAAGCCTGTGCCGATCGATACGAGATACTTCAAACATCCGAGGCGCGACATCGTGATCGTCAGCCTTGCCGGGGCCGCCGGAAATTTTCTGACGGCGTTCGTATGCGCGCAGCTCGTGAACTTCCTTCCGGCGCTTTTCGGGAGTTGGGGGGCTCAGCAGTTCATACTTCTGATGATAATCATCAACCTCGGGCTCGCTTCCTTCAACCTCGTGCCGATACCGCCGCTCGACGGCTCGCGCATACTCTATGTGCTGCTGCCGCCCTCCTGCCTGAAATATTACTTCTGGCTCGAACGCTACGGGATGATCATCATCTTAGCCCTCATCGTGCTGAACGTCTTCCCCTACCTAATGCAGCCGATAATGTCCCTGCTTCTCAGGCTTTTGCTCGTGTAG
- the surE gene encoding 5'/3'-nucleotidase SurE, with translation MKKILITNDDGIFAEGICTLAKTFSAAGYEVLAVAPDRERSASGHSMTMDRPLQINKVDGAALGGDFAAYSCDGTPTDCVIMGVEVLNFVPDLLLSGINCGPNLGDDFTYSGTVCAALEGLIYGYPSIALSLLCGSRSEEKHFATAADAGLKIAEWLKKHPMEPDVMYNVNVPNLPAKEIAGVRVTKKGTRRYHDKITVVKTPFGGEAYWVGGSIHDELRRETDVWAVAHGYISITPAHLEVTAFDAYEAAKRTPMESEIFGALTKKK, from the coding sequence ATGAAAAAAATACTCATCACCAACGACGACGGGATATTCGCCGAGGGCATATGCACGCTCGCGAAGACCTTCAGCGCGGCGGGCTACGAGGTGCTCGCCGTCGCTCCGGACCGCGAGCGCAGCGCCTCGGGGCATTCTATGACGATGGACAGGCCCCTGCAGATAAATAAAGTCGACGGCGCGGCGCTCGGCGGCGATTTTGCCGCCTATTCGTGCGACGGCACGCCTACGGACTGCGTGATAATGGGAGTCGAAGTGCTGAACTTCGTTCCGGATCTGCTTCTGTCCGGAATAAACTGTGGCCCGAACCTCGGCGACGACTTCACCTATTCCGGTACGGTATGCGCTGCGCTCGAAGGGCTTATATACGGCTATCCTTCTATCGCGCTCTCTCTGCTCTGCGGCTCGCGTTCGGAGGAAAAACATTTCGCGACCGCCGCCGACGCCGGACTTAAAATAGCCGAGTGGCTGAAAAAGCATCCTATGGAGCCGGACGTGATGTACAACGTCAACGTGCCGAACCTGCCCGCTAAGGAGATCGCCGGCGTCCGCGTGACGAAGAAGGGCACGCGCCGCTACCATGACAAGATCACAGTCGTCAAGACCCCCTTTGGCGGCGAAGCGTACTGGGTCGGAGGGAGCATCCACGACGAGCTGAGGAGGGAGACCGACGTCTGGGCCGTCGCGCACGGCTACATTTCGATAACGCCAGCCCATCTTGAGGTGACGGCGTTCGATGCGTACGAAGCGGCGAAGCGAACGCCGATGGAGTCCGAAATTTTCGGCGCCCTGACGAAGAAAAAATGA
- the deoC gene encoding deoxyribose-phosphate aldolase — MRLARYIDHTNLKPEASAEDIKKLCDEARRCGFASVCVNSSRAALASECLKGSGVAVCAVVGFPLGAACGEAKAFEAAAAAHSGASEIDMVINVGLIKDGDDAAAEEEIRAVVEAVPSCVVKVIIECCLLSDGEKRRACRAAMRGGAHFVKTSTGFSSGGATVADVKLMRQAVGDKMRIKAAGGIRSAKFARELIAAGADRIGASKSIDICAEERAE, encoded by the coding sequence ATGAGATTAGCGCGGTATATCGACCATACGAATCTGAAGCCGGAGGCTTCGGCGGAGGATATCAAAAAACTTTGCGACGAAGCGCGGCGCTGCGGTTTTGCGTCGGTGTGTGTCAATTCGTCGCGCGCGGCGCTTGCGTCGGAGTGCCTTAAGGGAAGCGGCGTCGCGGTCTGCGCGGTCGTCGGCTTTCCCCTCGGCGCGGCCTGCGGCGAGGCGAAGGCCTTTGAGGCCGCGGCGGCGGCGCACAGCGGGGCCTCCGAGATCGACATGGTGATAAACGTCGGGCTGATAAAGGACGGCGACGACGCCGCCGCCGAAGAGGAGATAAGGGCTGTCGTCGAAGCCGTCCCGTCGTGCGTCGTGAAGGTCATCATCGAGTGCTGCCTGCTCAGCGACGGCGAGAAGCGGCGCGCCTGCCGCGCGGCGATGCGGGGCGGCGCTCATTTCGTGAAGACCTCGACTGGGTTTTCGTCGGGGGGCGCGACCGTCGCCGACGTGAAGCTGATGCGGCAGGCGGTTGGGGATAAAATGAGGATAAAGGCCGCGGGAGGCATACGCAGCGCGAAGTTCGCGCGCGAGCTCATAGCGGCCGGAGCCGACAGGATAGGCGCTTCGAAGTCGATCGATATCTGCGCGGAGGAAAGGGCCGAATGA
- the gatA gene encoding Asp-tRNA(Asn)/Glu-tRNA(Gln) amidotransferase subunit GatA has translation MELLGLSAREIAAGVKAKKFTAEEAVRASIERIKRYDKKYNAIVALCEEEAVASAKRVDEAVARGEEPGALCGVPYVVKDNFCTKGIVTTCCSKMLKGWVPNYDATAVEKMKEAGAVLIGKANMDEFAMGSTTESSIFGATLNPRDRTRVPGGSSGGSAAAVAAGYVPVALGSDTGGSVRQPAAFCGVQGMKPSYGQISRYGIVAYASSLDQVGPLAANVGDLALLMDVLAKGDPNDTTCDAYERPSFTGAAAKASLAGKRVALLTGYDRGSLDAPLSAAIDRAVEICRAEGASIIDVKLPITMEHSVACYYMVALGDASSKLACYDGMRYGHHADGRNLSEMYKKSRMEGFGEEVRKRILVGTCILTRGYYENYFVPAMKVRQLISDEFKNLFEEADMLICPISPALAYKRGLGEKDPVRMYLGDVFTTIANLAGLPSVSLNLGFTAEGLPTNVQLLAPRFGDDGLLCCAAAIERAAGAPHIAELTEDD, from the coding sequence ATGGAGCTTTTAGGATTATCGGCGCGCGAAATAGCCGCCGGCGTAAAGGCGAAAAAATTCACCGCCGAGGAGGCCGTGCGCGCCTCGATAGAGCGCATAAAGAGATACGATAAAAAATACAACGCTATAGTGGCGCTCTGCGAAGAGGAGGCCGTAGCGTCCGCGAAAAGGGTGGACGAAGCCGTCGCGCGCGGGGAAGAGCCGGGCGCGCTCTGCGGCGTCCCCTACGTCGTGAAAGACAATTTCTGTACGAAAGGCATAGTGACGACCTGCTGCAGCAAAATGCTCAAAGGCTGGGTTCCGAACTACGACGCGACGGCCGTCGAAAAGATGAAAGAGGCCGGCGCGGTGCTGATCGGAAAGGCGAACATGGACGAGTTTGCGATGGGCAGCACGACGGAGAGCTCGATATTCGGGGCTACGCTGAACCCGCGCGACAGGACGCGCGTCCCCGGTGGAAGCTCCGGCGGCAGCGCCGCGGCGGTGGCCGCGGGCTATGTGCCGGTCGCCCTCGGGAGCGACACCGGCGGCTCCGTGCGCCAGCCGGCCGCTTTCTGCGGCGTGCAGGGGATGAAGCCCTCCTACGGGCAGATAAGCCGCTACGGGATAGTGGCCTACGCGTCGTCGCTCGACCAGGTCGGGCCGCTCGCCGCGAACGTGGGGGACCTGGCGCTTCTGATGGACGTCCTTGCGAAGGGAGACCCGAACGACACGACCTGCGACGCCTACGAGCGCCCGTCGTTTACAGGCGCCGCGGCGAAAGCGTCGCTTGCCGGCAAGAGGGTCGCGCTGCTGACGGGCTACGACCGCGGCAGCCTCGACGCGCCTTTATCTGCGGCGATCGACCGCGCGGTCGAGATTTGCCGCGCAGAAGGCGCGTCTATAATTGATGTAAAACTGCCCATAACGATGGAGCACAGCGTCGCCTGCTACTATATGGTCGCGCTCGGCGACGCCAGCTCCAAGCTCGCCTGCTACGACGGCATGCGCTACGGACACCACGCGGACGGCAGAAACCTTTCCGAGATGTACAAGAAGAGCCGCATGGAGGGCTTCGGCGAGGAGGTGCGCAAGCGCATACTCGTCGGCACCTGCATCCTCACGCGAGGCTACTACGAAAATTATTTTGTGCCGGCTATGAAGGTGCGCCAGCTCATCTCCGACGAATTCAAAAATCTCTTCGAAGAGGCCGACATGCTGATCTGTCCCATCTCCCCGGCCCTTGCCTACAAGCGCGGGCTCGGCGAAAAGGATCCCGTCAGGATGTACTTGGGCGACGTCTTTACGACGATCGCGAACCTGGCCGGTCTGCCGAGCGTGAGCCTCAACCTCGGCTTCACGGCGGAAGGGCTGCCGACGAACGTGCAGCTTCTCGCGCCGCGCTTCGGGGACGACGGGCTGCTCTGCTGCGCCGCCGCGATAGAAAGAGCCGCCGGCGCGCCGCATATCGCCGAACTGACGGAGGATGATTGA
- a CDS encoding MetQ/NlpA family ABC transporter substrate-binding protein — protein sequence MKKIIFALLALAALAAPASAAEKIILGVTPFPAKEIADVAKAVVAKEGYELVVKEFTDFVQPNLALQDKSLDANFFQHIPYLENMKSEKNLDIVPLVKVHLLPIGIYSQKVKSLKEVKDRSVVAVPNDPTNGFRAYKLLEREGLLKMKPGNKLTAADIVENPKKLKLIELEAPQLPRTLPDTAISVINMNFAVDAGLDPTKEALALESKESPYAVVLACRSKERESAKIKALAKALNSPEVKKFITEKLSAKGVVPAF from the coding sequence ATGAAGAAGATAATATTTGCGTTGCTCGCGCTCGCGGCGCTCGCGGCTCCCGCTTCGGCGGCTGAAAAGATAATACTCGGCGTAACCCCCTTCCCGGCGAAAGAGATAGCGGACGTCGCGAAGGCCGTCGTCGCAAAGGAGGGCTACGAGCTTGTGGTCAAAGAATTCACGGATTTCGTCCAGCCGAACCTAGCGCTTCAGGACAAGAGCCTCGACGCGAATTTTTTCCAGCACATACCCTACCTTGAGAACATGAAGAGCGAGAAAAATCTCGACATCGTCCCCCTCGTCAAGGTACATCTGTTGCCGATAGGGATCTATTCGCAGAAAGTAAAGTCGCTTAAGGAGGTAAAAGACAGATCCGTCGTCGCCGTGCCCAACGACCCGACGAACGGCTTCCGCGCGTACAAGCTGCTCGAGCGCGAAGGGCTGCTGAAGATGAAGCCAGGCAACAAGCTGACCGCCGCCGACATCGTGGAGAATCCGAAAAAGCTCAAGCTCATAGAGCTCGAAGCGCCGCAGCTCCCGCGCACGCTTCCCGACACCGCCATCTCCGTGATCAACATGAACTTCGCGGTGGACGCCGGCCTTGACCCGACGAAAGAGGCCTTAGCGCTCGAGTCGAAGGAATCCCCCTACGCGGTCGTCCTCGCATGCCGCAGCAAGGAGAGGGAGAGCGCGAAGATCAAGGCCCTCGCCAAGGCGCTGAACTCGCCCGAGGTAAAAAAATTCATCACGGAAAAGCTGTCGGCGAAGGGCGTCGTGCCGGCGTTCTAA
- a CDS encoding LysR family transcriptional regulator produces the protein MHEKGIETFLAVAMSRTLGKAAELLNVTQSTISYNLSELESEMGMILVDRQKGMKSIHLTPAGESFLPLALRWQEVSREIGNARNPGSAYSLTVGGSEGVNCRLLPEVYSALLEHDPPVYLRIETDPSDKLYEAVENRMLDVAITLHEENTRYVQVEPFYKEGFVVARIPFDGEDTAEFIKLSELRQDGELYIEWSSGYRLWHDHIWNPIKSFRVKVDSVGLLTSLMKHPGQWCVVPASAEVQFRRELPCAVFQRLYDSPPDLVYYKLTHRYPKSSAVPGLTIFGEMLKAKFSERKMEGKRQ, from the coding sequence ATGCACGAAAAGGGGATAGAGACATTTCTTGCCGTAGCGATGTCGAGAACGCTCGGCAAAGCCGCGGAGCTGCTCAACGTTACACAGTCGACGATAAGCTATAACCTGAGCGAGCTTGAGAGCGAAATGGGAATGATACTCGTCGACCGCCAGAAGGGAATGAAATCGATACACCTCACGCCAGCCGGGGAGAGCTTCCTTCCTCTCGCGCTGAGATGGCAGGAGGTCAGCAGGGAGATCGGAAACGCGCGAAACCCGGGCTCGGCGTATTCACTGACTGTAGGAGGCTCTGAGGGGGTCAACTGCCGCCTGCTTCCCGAGGTGTACAGCGCGCTGCTCGAGCACGACCCGCCCGTTTACCTGCGCATAGAGACGGATCCTTCGGACAAGCTGTACGAGGCGGTGGAGAACCGTATGCTGGATGTCGCTATCACTCTGCACGAGGAGAATACGCGCTACGTTCAGGTTGAACCGTTTTATAAAGAGGGTTTCGTCGTCGCGCGCATACCCTTCGACGGCGAGGATACCGCGGAGTTCATCAAGCTCTCTGAGCTGCGGCAGGACGGCGAGCTGTACATAGAATGGAGCAGCGGCTACAGGCTGTGGCACGACCATATCTGGAACCCGATCAAGTCCTTCCGCGTGAAGGTGGATTCCGTCGGACTTCTCACCTCTCTGATGAAGCATCCCGGGCAGTGGTGCGTCGTCCCGGCCTCCGCGGAGGTGCAGTTCAGGAGGGAGCTGCCGTGCGCAGTCTTCCAAAGGCTCTACGACTCGCCGCCCGACCTCGTCTATTATAAGCTGACGCACCGCTATCCGAAGTCGAGCGCTGTGCCGGGGCTTACGATATTCGGCGAGATGCTTAAAGCGAAATTTTCCGAACGGAAAATGGAGGGAAAAAGACAGTAA
- a CDS encoding argininosuccinate synthase: protein MAAERKGKVVLAYSGGLDTSVAIPWLHEQGYDVVTLTMHVGQQADNLEEIKAKAYAAGAVKAYVVDLREAFIDAFVWPSLKANAVYQGVYPLNSALSRPMIAQALIWCAEKEGAVAVAHGCTGKGQDQVRIEVACNALNPDVEVLAPVRDWGFSREEEMDYAAAHKVPVPTTRKSPYSIDDNLWGRSIECGILEDPWNKPPEDAYKLTVDPKDAPDEEVYVEVRFENGVPVAVDGKKMSSIELIDFMNKTAGRAGFGRIDMVEDRLVGFKSREVYECPAALSLINAHRKLETLTLAKDTLKTKKELEVRFAEMTYEGYWFSPLMEAVQAFMDSTQKNVNGTVRMKFYKGNCIVDGMKSDSSVYSKALATYSTGDIFDQSASVGFIKIWGMPIKTWRQTHKEKNINPIDTLVMQKGRDATK, encoded by the coding sequence ATGGCGGCGGAGAGAAAAGGAAAGGTAGTATTGGCGTACAGCGGCGGACTTGACACATCAGTGGCCATTCCGTGGCTTCACGAACAGGGATACGACGTCGTAACGCTTACGATGCACGTCGGACAGCAGGCCGACAACCTTGAAGAGATAAAGGCCAAGGCTTATGCGGCCGGCGCCGTAAAGGCCTACGTAGTAGACCTCCGCGAGGCGTTCATCGACGCGTTCGTATGGCCGTCGCTCAAGGCGAACGCGGTCTATCAGGGGGTCTATCCGCTCAACTCGGCCCTTTCGCGCCCGATGATCGCTCAGGCCCTTATCTGGTGCGCCGAAAAGGAGGGCGCCGTAGCGGTGGCCCACGGCTGCACCGGCAAGGGGCAGGATCAGGTACGCATCGAGGTCGCGTGCAACGCGCTCAACCCCGACGTCGAAGTCCTCGCTCCGGTACGGGACTGGGGCTTCTCGCGCGAAGAGGAAATGGACTACGCGGCTGCTCATAAGGTCCCGGTGCCTACTACGAGAAAGAGCCCCTACAGCATCGACGACAACCTCTGGGGGCGTTCGATAGAATGCGGCATCCTCGAAGACCCGTGGAACAAGCCGCCGGAGGACGCCTACAAGCTCACCGTTGATCCGAAGGACGCGCCGGACGAAGAGGTCTACGTCGAAGTCAGATTCGAAAACGGCGTCCCCGTAGCGGTGGACGGCAAAAAAATGAGCTCCATCGAACTCATCGACTTCATGAACAAGACGGCGGGCAGGGCCGGCTTCGGGCGCATAGACATGGTGGAGGACCGCCTCGTCGGCTTCAAGAGCCGCGAGGTCTACGAGTGCCCGGCCGCGCTCTCGCTCATCAACGCCCATAGGAAGCTCGAGACTCTGACGCTCGCAAAGGACACGCTGAAGACGAAGAAGGAGTTGGAGGTCCGCTTTGCTGAGATGACCTACGAGGGCTACTGGTTCTCGCCGCTGATGGAAGCGGTGCAGGCCTTCATGGATTCGACGCAGAAGAACGTCAACGGCACTGTGCGCATGAAATTCTATAAGGGCAACTGCATCGTCGACGGAATGAAATCGGACAGCTCCGTCTACAGCAAAGCGCTCGCAACCTACTCGACCGGCGACATATTCGACCAGTCCGCGTCGGTCGGCTTCATCAAAATATGGGGAATGCCGATAAAGACGTGGCGCCAGACGCACAAAGAGAAGAATATCAACCCGATCGACACGCTCGTCATGCAGAAAGGCAGGGACGCGACGAAATAA
- the ligA gene encoding NAD-dependent DNA ligase LigA has translation MDGYESLKERAKELREELARHAKLYYVDDAPEISDFQYDALMRELQVIEKNHPELVTADSPTRRVGGAPREGFVKVVHAMPMMSLENALNRAELASFYARLQETLRDDAAEVLCEPKIDGLAVSLVYEDGLFASGSTRGDGQVGEDVTPNLRTIKTLPLRLAQELPGRFEVRGEVCIDKKGFAALNAAREEKGEPPFANPRNAAAGSLRTLDPRETARRSLKIYLYHIIGAESFGVSTQKEMLEKIATLGLPMQGAERLCTNISEINSYLDEWETKRFEHPIDTDGVVVKLNRLALREALGVTAKAPKWAIAFKFPPEEKLTQLRNIEVTVGRTGALTPTAVFDPVHLAGTVVRRAGLHNQDEIDRMDVRIGDFIWVHKAGEIIPEVGRVELSKRPQDARPFRLPAECPVCGSAAVRLPGEAAVKCTNSACPAQLKERIIYFASRQAMDISGLGEKIIDQLVEKRLIRDYADIYALKEEAIAGLDRLAEKSARNLISAIEKSKSRPLGAVINALGISNVGEKTANDLAERYRSLRALEKISRESERELELADGVGPVLAQSLHAWFSEPHNEGLLARLEAAGVNFVSNEPKAERGSMPWNGLKFVLTGELSSMTRAQAGERIRALGGETLESVSKKTSFVVVGEAPGGKYAKARKLGVPTLNEEEFLKKLNDAKENNSPATEVMK, from the coding sequence ATGGACGGGTACGAGAGCCTCAAGGAGCGGGCGAAGGAGCTTCGCGAAGAGCTGGCGCGTCACGCGAAGCTCTATTATGTCGACGACGCGCCCGAGATATCCGACTTCCAGTACGACGCGCTTATGCGCGAGCTACAGGTTATAGAAAAGAATCATCCGGAACTCGTAACGGCGGACTCTCCGACGCGCCGCGTCGGCGGAGCGCCGCGCGAAGGCTTCGTCAAGGTCGTCCACGCGATGCCGATGATGAGCCTGGAAAACGCGCTGAACCGCGCCGAGCTGGCCTCCTTCTACGCGCGCCTTCAGGAGACGCTGCGCGACGACGCGGCGGAGGTCCTCTGCGAGCCGAAGATAGACGGGCTCGCTGTCTCCCTCGTTTACGAGGACGGCCTCTTTGCAAGCGGCTCGACGCGCGGCGACGGCCAGGTCGGCGAGGATGTGACGCCCAATCTGCGCACGATAAAGACTCTCCCTCTGCGCCTGGCTCAGGAGCTGCCGGGACGCTTCGAAGTGCGTGGAGAGGTGTGCATAGACAAAAAGGGCTTCGCGGCTCTGAACGCCGCGCGCGAAGAGAAGGGAGAGCCGCCATTCGCTAACCCGCGCAACGCCGCCGCCGGCAGCCTCCGCACGCTCGACCCGCGCGAAACGGCCAGGCGCAGCCTGAAAATCTACCTTTACCATATAATAGGCGCAGAGAGCTTCGGCGTTTCCACTCAGAAGGAGATGTTGGAAAAAATCGCGACGCTCGGCCTGCCGATGCAGGGAGCCGAACGCCTCTGCACGAACATCTCGGAGATAAATTCGTATCTCGACGAGTGGGAGACGAAGCGCTTCGAGCACCCTATAGACACCGACGGTGTAGTCGTCAAGCTGAACAGGCTCGCGCTCAGGGAGGCGCTCGGCGTCACGGCCAAGGCGCCCAAATGGGCCATCGCCTTCAAATTTCCGCCGGAAGAGAAGCTGACGCAGCTGCGGAATATCGAAGTCACCGTCGGACGTACGGGCGCGCTCACGCCCACCGCGGTATTCGACCCGGTACATCTCGCCGGCACGGTGGTAAGGCGTGCCGGGCTGCATAATCAGGACGAGATAGACAGGATGGATGTCAGAATAGGAGATTTCATCTGGGTGCATAAGGCGGGGGAGATAATACCGGAGGTCGGCAGGGTCGAGCTCTCCAAGAGGCCGCAGGATGCGCGCCCCTTCAGGCTGCCCGCGGAGTGCCCCGTCTGCGGCTCGGCGGCCGTGCGGCTGCCCGGCGAAGCGGCGGTCAAATGTACGAACAGCGCCTGCCCCGCGCAGCTCAAGGAGCGAATAATCTACTTCGCGTCGCGCCAGGCGATGGACATCTCGGGGCTCGGCGAAAAGATCATAGACCAGCTCGTGGAAAAGCGCCTGATACGCGATTACGCGGACATTTACGCCCTGAAAGAGGAGGCGATCGCGGGGCTCGACCGCCTTGCCGAAAAATCCGCCCGCAACCTGATCTCGGCTATAGAAAAATCGAAAAGCCGGCCGCTCGGCGCTGTGATAAACGCGCTTGGGATATCGAACGTCGGCGAAAAGACGGCGAACGACCTTGCTGAGCGCTACCGCTCCCTGCGCGCGCTGGAAAAGATTTCGCGGGAGAGCGAACGGGAGCTCGAACTCGCGGACGGCGTAGGGCCGGTGCTCGCGCAGTCGCTCCACGCTTGGTTCAGCGAGCCTCACAACGAGGGGCTGCTCGCGCGCCTGGAAGCGGCCGGCGTGAACTTCGTCTCGAACGAGCCGAAGGCGGAGAGGGGCTCTATGCCGTGGAACGGCCTGAAATTCGTGCTGACCGGGGAGCTGTCGTCGATGACGCGCGCCCAGGCCGGAGAGAGGATACGCGCGCTGGGGGGGGAGACGTTGGAGAGCGTGAGCAAAAAGACGAGCTTCGTGGTCGTAGGTGAAGCGCCGGGCGGCAAGTACGCCAAGGCCCGGAAGCTCGGCGTGCCGACTCTGAACGAAGAAGAATTTTTAAAGAAGCTGAACGATGCGAAAGAAAATAATTCCCCGGCTACGGAGGTAATGAAATGA